The Bubalus bubalis isolate 160015118507 breed Murrah chromosome 16, NDDB_SH_1, whole genome shotgun sequence genome window below encodes:
- the SPI1 gene encoding transcription factor PU.1 isoform X2 gives MLQACKMEGFPLVPPPSEDLVPYDTDLYQRQTHEYYPYLSSDGESHSGGEATGLVQGGATGRWDPALSAPDHYWDFHPHHVHSEFESFAENHFTELQSVQPPQLQQLYRHMELEQMHVLDSSMAPPHASLSHQVPYLSRMCLPYPSLSPARPSSDEEEGERQSPPLEVSDGEADGLEPGPGLLHGETGSKKKIRLYQFLLDLLRSGDMKDSIWWVDKDKGTFQFSSKHKEALAHRWGIQKGNRKKMTYQKMARALRNYGKTGEVKKVKKKLTYQFSGEVLGRGGLAERRHPPH, from the exons ATGTTACAGGCGTGCAAAATGGAAGGGTTTCCCCTCGTCCCCCCT CCATCGGAAGACCTAGTTCCCTATGACACGGATCTCTACCAACGCCAAACGCACGAATATTACCCCTATCTCAGCAGTGATGGAGAAAGCCACAGCG GCGGAGAGGCTACGGGACTTGTACAAGGAGGCGCAACTGGTCGCTGGGACCCAGCTCTGTCTGCTCCAG ACCATTACTGGGACTTCCATCCGCACCACGTGCACAGCGAGTTCGAGAGCTTCGCCGAGAACCACTTCACGGAGCTGCAGAGCGTCCAGCCCCCACAACTGCAGCAGCTCTACCGCCACATGGAGCTGGAGCAGATGCACGTGCTCGACAGCTCCATGGCTCCTCCCCACGCCAGCCTCAGTCACCAG GTCCCCTACCTGTCCCGGATGTGCCTGCCGTACCCCTCGCTGTCTCCCGCCCGGCCCAGCTCGGATGAAGAGGAGGGGGAGCGGCAGAGCCCCCCGCTGGAGGTGTCCGATGGGGAGGCCGACGGCCTGGAGCCAGGGCCTGGCCTCCTGCACGGGGAGACAG GCAGCAAGAAGAAGATCCGCCTGTACCAGTTCCTGCTGGACCTGCTGCGCAGCGGCGACATGAAGGACAGCATCTGGTGGGTGGACAAGGACAAGGGCACGTTCCAGTTCTCGTCCAAGCACAAGGAGGCGCTGGCACACCGCTGGGGCATCCAGAAGGGCAACCGCAAGAAGATGACCTACCAGAAGATGGCCCGAGCGCTGCGCAACTACGGCAAGACGGGCGAGGTCAAGAAGGTCAAGAAGAAGCTCACCTACCAGTTCAGCGGGGAGGTGCTGGGCCGCGGGGGCCTGGCCGAGCGGCGCCACCCGCCCCACTGA
- the SPI1 gene encoding transcription factor PU.1 isoform X5, which translates to MLQACKMEGFPLVPPPSEDLVPYDTDLYQRQTHEYYPYLSSDGESHSDHYWDFHPHHVHSEFESFAENHFTELQSVQPPQLQQLYRHMELEQMHVLDSSMAPPHASLSHQVPYLSRMCLPYPSLSPARPSSDEEEGERQSPPLEVSDGEADGLEPGPGLLHGETGSKKKIRLYQFLLDLLRSGDMKDSIWWVDKDKGTFQFSSKHKEALAHRWGIQKGNRKKMTYQKMARALRNYGKTGEVKKVKKKLTYQFSGEVLGRGGLAERRHPPH; encoded by the exons ATGTTACAGGCGTGCAAAATGGAAGGGTTTCCCCTCGTCCCCCCT CCATCGGAAGACCTAGTTCCCTATGACACGGATCTCTACCAACGCCAAACGCACGAATATTACCCCTATCTCAGCAGTGATGGAGAAAGCCACAGCG ACCATTACTGGGACTTCCATCCGCACCACGTGCACAGCGAGTTCGAGAGCTTCGCCGAGAACCACTTCACGGAGCTGCAGAGCGTCCAGCCCCCACAACTGCAGCAGCTCTACCGCCACATGGAGCTGGAGCAGATGCACGTGCTCGACAGCTCCATGGCTCCTCCCCACGCCAGCCTCAGTCACCAG GTCCCCTACCTGTCCCGGATGTGCCTGCCGTACCCCTCGCTGTCTCCCGCCCGGCCCAGCTCGGATGAAGAGGAGGGGGAGCGGCAGAGCCCCCCGCTGGAGGTGTCCGATGGGGAGGCCGACGGCCTGGAGCCAGGGCCTGGCCTCCTGCACGGGGAGACAG GCAGCAAGAAGAAGATCCGCCTGTACCAGTTCCTGCTGGACCTGCTGCGCAGCGGCGACATGAAGGACAGCATCTGGTGGGTGGACAAGGACAAGGGCACGTTCCAGTTCTCGTCCAAGCACAAGGAGGCGCTGGCACACCGCTGGGGCATCCAGAAGGGCAACCGCAAGAAGATGACCTACCAGAAGATGGCCCGAGCGCTGCGCAACTACGGCAAGACGGGCGAGGTCAAGAAGGTCAAGAAGAAGCTCACCTACCAGTTCAGCGGGGAGGTGCTGGGCCGCGGGGGCCTGGCCGAGCGGCGCCACCCGCCCCACTGA
- the SPI1 gene encoding transcription factor PU.1 isoform X1, protein MLQACKMEGFPLVPPQPSEDLVPYDTDLYQRQTHEYYPYLSSDGESHSGGEATGLVQGGATGRWDPALSAPDHYWDFHPHHVHSEFESFAENHFTELQSVQPPQLQQLYRHMELEQMHVLDSSMAPPHASLSHQVPYLSRMCLPYPSLSPARPSSDEEEGERQSPPLEVSDGEADGLEPGPGLLHGETGSKKKIRLYQFLLDLLRSGDMKDSIWWVDKDKGTFQFSSKHKEALAHRWGIQKGNRKKMTYQKMARALRNYGKTGEVKKVKKKLTYQFSGEVLGRGGLAERRHPPH, encoded by the exons ATGTTACAGGCGTGCAAAATGGAAGGGTTTCCCCTCGTCCCCCCT CAGCCATCGGAAGACCTAGTTCCCTATGACACGGATCTCTACCAACGCCAAACGCACGAATATTACCCCTATCTCAGCAGTGATGGAGAAAGCCACAGCG GCGGAGAGGCTACGGGACTTGTACAAGGAGGCGCAACTGGTCGCTGGGACCCAGCTCTGTCTGCTCCAG ACCATTACTGGGACTTCCATCCGCACCACGTGCACAGCGAGTTCGAGAGCTTCGCCGAGAACCACTTCACGGAGCTGCAGAGCGTCCAGCCCCCACAACTGCAGCAGCTCTACCGCCACATGGAGCTGGAGCAGATGCACGTGCTCGACAGCTCCATGGCTCCTCCCCACGCCAGCCTCAGTCACCAG GTCCCCTACCTGTCCCGGATGTGCCTGCCGTACCCCTCGCTGTCTCCCGCCCGGCCCAGCTCGGATGAAGAGGAGGGGGAGCGGCAGAGCCCCCCGCTGGAGGTGTCCGATGGGGAGGCCGACGGCCTGGAGCCAGGGCCTGGCCTCCTGCACGGGGAGACAG GCAGCAAGAAGAAGATCCGCCTGTACCAGTTCCTGCTGGACCTGCTGCGCAGCGGCGACATGAAGGACAGCATCTGGTGGGTGGACAAGGACAAGGGCACGTTCCAGTTCTCGTCCAAGCACAAGGAGGCGCTGGCACACCGCTGGGGCATCCAGAAGGGCAACCGCAAGAAGATGACCTACCAGAAGATGGCCCGAGCGCTGCGCAACTACGGCAAGACGGGCGAGGTCAAGAAGGTCAAGAAGAAGCTCACCTACCAGTTCAGCGGGGAGGTGCTGGGCCGCGGGGGCCTGGCCGAGCGGCGCCACCCGCCCCACTGA
- the SPI1 gene encoding transcription factor PU.1 isoform X4, whose protein sequence is MLQACKMEGFPLVPPQPSEDLVPYDTDLYQRQTHEYYPYLSSDGESHSDHYWDFHPHHVHSEFESFAENHFTELQSVQPPQLQQLYRHMELEQMHVLDSSMAPPHASLSHQVPYLSRMCLPYPSLSPARPSSDEEEGERQSPPLEVSDGEADGLEPGPGLLHGETGSKKKIRLYQFLLDLLRSGDMKDSIWWVDKDKGTFQFSSKHKEALAHRWGIQKGNRKKMTYQKMARALRNYGKTGEVKKVKKKLTYQFSGEVLGRGGLAERRHPPH, encoded by the exons ATGTTACAGGCGTGCAAAATGGAAGGGTTTCCCCTCGTCCCCCCT CAGCCATCGGAAGACCTAGTTCCCTATGACACGGATCTCTACCAACGCCAAACGCACGAATATTACCCCTATCTCAGCAGTGATGGAGAAAGCCACAGCG ACCATTACTGGGACTTCCATCCGCACCACGTGCACAGCGAGTTCGAGAGCTTCGCCGAGAACCACTTCACGGAGCTGCAGAGCGTCCAGCCCCCACAACTGCAGCAGCTCTACCGCCACATGGAGCTGGAGCAGATGCACGTGCTCGACAGCTCCATGGCTCCTCCCCACGCCAGCCTCAGTCACCAG GTCCCCTACCTGTCCCGGATGTGCCTGCCGTACCCCTCGCTGTCTCCCGCCCGGCCCAGCTCGGATGAAGAGGAGGGGGAGCGGCAGAGCCCCCCGCTGGAGGTGTCCGATGGGGAGGCCGACGGCCTGGAGCCAGGGCCTGGCCTCCTGCACGGGGAGACAG GCAGCAAGAAGAAGATCCGCCTGTACCAGTTCCTGCTGGACCTGCTGCGCAGCGGCGACATGAAGGACAGCATCTGGTGGGTGGACAAGGACAAGGGCACGTTCCAGTTCTCGTCCAAGCACAAGGAGGCGCTGGCACACCGCTGGGGCATCCAGAAGGGCAACCGCAAGAAGATGACCTACCAGAAGATGGCCCGAGCGCTGCGCAACTACGGCAAGACGGGCGAGGTCAAGAAGGTCAAGAAGAAGCTCACCTACCAGTTCAGCGGGGAGGTGCTGGGCCGCGGGGGCCTGGCCGAGCGGCGCCACCCGCCCCACTGA
- the SPI1 gene encoding transcription factor PU.1 isoform X3, translating into MAPALRRPSEDLVPYDTDLYQRQTHEYYPYLSSDGESHSGGEATGLVQGGATGRWDPALSAPDHYWDFHPHHVHSEFESFAENHFTELQSVQPPQLQQLYRHMELEQMHVLDSSMAPPHASLSHQVPYLSRMCLPYPSLSPARPSSDEEEGERQSPPLEVSDGEADGLEPGPGLLHGETGSKKKIRLYQFLLDLLRSGDMKDSIWWVDKDKGTFQFSSKHKEALAHRWGIQKGNRKKMTYQKMARALRNYGKTGEVKKVKKKLTYQFSGEVLGRGGLAERRHPPH; encoded by the exons ATGGCCCCAGCGTTGCGCAGG CCATCGGAAGACCTAGTTCCCTATGACACGGATCTCTACCAACGCCAAACGCACGAATATTACCCCTATCTCAGCAGTGATGGAGAAAGCCACAGCG GCGGAGAGGCTACGGGACTTGTACAAGGAGGCGCAACTGGTCGCTGGGACCCAGCTCTGTCTGCTCCAG ACCATTACTGGGACTTCCATCCGCACCACGTGCACAGCGAGTTCGAGAGCTTCGCCGAGAACCACTTCACGGAGCTGCAGAGCGTCCAGCCCCCACAACTGCAGCAGCTCTACCGCCACATGGAGCTGGAGCAGATGCACGTGCTCGACAGCTCCATGGCTCCTCCCCACGCCAGCCTCAGTCACCAG GTCCCCTACCTGTCCCGGATGTGCCTGCCGTACCCCTCGCTGTCTCCCGCCCGGCCCAGCTCGGATGAAGAGGAGGGGGAGCGGCAGAGCCCCCCGCTGGAGGTGTCCGATGGGGAGGCCGACGGCCTGGAGCCAGGGCCTGGCCTCCTGCACGGGGAGACAG GCAGCAAGAAGAAGATCCGCCTGTACCAGTTCCTGCTGGACCTGCTGCGCAGCGGCGACATGAAGGACAGCATCTGGTGGGTGGACAAGGACAAGGGCACGTTCCAGTTCTCGTCCAAGCACAAGGAGGCGCTGGCACACCGCTGGGGCATCCAGAAGGGCAACCGCAAGAAGATGACCTACCAGAAGATGGCCCGAGCGCTGCGCAACTACGGCAAGACGGGCGAGGTCAAGAAGGTCAAGAAGAAGCTCACCTACCAGTTCAGCGGGGAGGTGCTGGGCCGCGGGGGCCTGGCCGAGCGGCGCCACCCGCCCCACTGA
- the SPI1 gene encoding transcription factor PU.1 isoform X6 translates to MAPALRRPSEDLVPYDTDLYQRQTHEYYPYLSSDGESHSDHYWDFHPHHVHSEFESFAENHFTELQSVQPPQLQQLYRHMELEQMHVLDSSMAPPHASLSHQVPYLSRMCLPYPSLSPARPSSDEEEGERQSPPLEVSDGEADGLEPGPGLLHGETGSKKKIRLYQFLLDLLRSGDMKDSIWWVDKDKGTFQFSSKHKEALAHRWGIQKGNRKKMTYQKMARALRNYGKTGEVKKVKKKLTYQFSGEVLGRGGLAERRHPPH, encoded by the exons ATGGCCCCAGCGTTGCGCAGG CCATCGGAAGACCTAGTTCCCTATGACACGGATCTCTACCAACGCCAAACGCACGAATATTACCCCTATCTCAGCAGTGATGGAGAAAGCCACAGCG ACCATTACTGGGACTTCCATCCGCACCACGTGCACAGCGAGTTCGAGAGCTTCGCCGAGAACCACTTCACGGAGCTGCAGAGCGTCCAGCCCCCACAACTGCAGCAGCTCTACCGCCACATGGAGCTGGAGCAGATGCACGTGCTCGACAGCTCCATGGCTCCTCCCCACGCCAGCCTCAGTCACCAG GTCCCCTACCTGTCCCGGATGTGCCTGCCGTACCCCTCGCTGTCTCCCGCCCGGCCCAGCTCGGATGAAGAGGAGGGGGAGCGGCAGAGCCCCCCGCTGGAGGTGTCCGATGGGGAGGCCGACGGCCTGGAGCCAGGGCCTGGCCTCCTGCACGGGGAGACAG GCAGCAAGAAGAAGATCCGCCTGTACCAGTTCCTGCTGGACCTGCTGCGCAGCGGCGACATGAAGGACAGCATCTGGTGGGTGGACAAGGACAAGGGCACGTTCCAGTTCTCGTCCAAGCACAAGGAGGCGCTGGCACACCGCTGGGGCATCCAGAAGGGCAACCGCAAGAAGATGACCTACCAGAAGATGGCCCGAGCGCTGCGCAACTACGGCAAGACGGGCGAGGTCAAGAAGGTCAAGAAGAAGCTCACCTACCAGTTCAGCGGGGAGGTGCTGGGCCGCGGGGGCCTGGCCGAGCGGCGCCACCCGCCCCACTGA